One region of Ignavibacteriota bacterium genomic DNA includes:
- a CDS encoding MFS transporter, which produces MNETKQSIQDSRQPPPRWYRWMVLVLISLAMFGNYYVYDCISPMADILAQQLNFSDSDIGWLQAIYSIPNIFMVLIGGFIIDRIGTKKSTFLFGLLCFIGAAITAASPSLTVMATGRLVFGLGAESLIVAVTTAIAKWFKGKELSFAFGINLTIARLGSFAALNSPSWASFAYDGWQMPLLISVAFGTMCIVGAIFYWLLESRSEKIYSLGEAGGTDKVVFKDIFKFGTSYWFIVALCITFYSGIFPFQTFAVKFFMEAHGVTRETGGFLSSMLTLFAMIATPLFGLMVDRIGKRSLFMMFGSMLLIPVYLMMGYTHISLYVPMAMMGIAFSLIPAIMWPSVAYVVEQSKLGTAYGLMTLIQNIGLSGFNLLIGWANDTSLASAENPAGYQLGMWIFSCLGFFGLLFAFLLRRSEMGPHAHGLETITVNTSK; this is translated from the coding sequence ATGAACGAAACGAAACAATCAATTCAGGATTCACGTCAGCCACCACCACGATGGTATCGCTGGATGGTGCTTGTGCTCATCAGTCTCGCCATGTTCGGCAATTATTATGTGTACGATTGCATCAGTCCGATGGCAGACATCCTCGCACAACAACTCAACTTTTCCGATTCCGACATCGGGTGGCTTCAGGCAATTTACAGCATCCCGAATATTTTTATGGTGCTGATTGGCGGTTTCATTATTGATAGAATCGGAACGAAGAAATCAACATTTTTATTCGGGTTGCTCTGCTTTATCGGAGCGGCAATCACAGCGGCTTCTCCTTCGCTGACAGTGATGGCAACTGGTCGCTTAGTATTTGGACTTGGAGCCGAATCGTTGATTGTCGCCGTGACGACTGCGATTGCGAAATGGTTCAAAGGAAAAGAACTGAGTTTTGCATTCGGTATTAACTTGACGATTGCGCGGCTCGGTTCGTTTGCCGCACTCAATTCCCCGTCGTGGGCGAGTTTTGCGTACGATGGCTGGCAGATGCCGTTACTGATTTCGGTTGCATTCGGAACAATGTGTATCGTCGGTGCAATATTTTACTGGCTCCTCGAATCCCGCTCGGAAAAAATTTATTCCCTTGGCGAAGCAGGCGGAACCGACAAAGTCGTGTTTAAAGATATTTTCAAATTCGGTACATCGTACTGGTTTATCGTTGCTCTGTGCATAACGTTCTACTCCGGTATCTTTCCGTTCCAAACATTTGCTGTGAAATTTTTTATGGAAGCGCACGGAGTCACACGCGAGACGGGCGGTTTCCTTTCAAGTATGTTGACGTTGTTTGCCATGATTGCAACGCCTCTGTTTGGTTTGATGGTTGACAGGATCGGCAAACGTTCGCTTTTTATGATGTTCGGTTCGATGTTGTTAATTCCTGTCTATCTGATGATGGGATACACGCATATTTCCTTGTATGTTCCGATGGCGATGATGGGAATTGCGTTCTCACTTATTCCGGCAATCATGTGGCCCTCTGTTGCGTACGTCGTCGAACAATCGAAACTCGGAACCGCTTATGGTTTGATGACGTTAATTCAAAACATCGGACTCTCCGGCTTTAATTTATTGATTGGCTGGGCGAACGATACTTCGCTTGCCAGCGCTGAGAATCCTGCCGGCTATCAACTCGGCATGTGGATATTTTCCTGTCTAGGATTTTTCGGGCTTTTGTTTGCGTTCTTACTCAGACGAAGTGAAATGGGACCTCATGCGCATGGGTTGGAGACGATAACGGTGAATAC